In Gossypium hirsutum isolate 1008001.06 chromosome D06, Gossypium_hirsutum_v2.1, whole genome shotgun sequence, one genomic interval encodes:
- the LOC107901635 gene encoding importin subunit alpha-2 produces MNSSLGLGLREDVIDTKLEVAVDAEEGRRRREYNMVEIRKNHREESLQKKRREGLQAQPMLAFLHSSAVEKKEVQRCLMQWRQYFKPPLPWEDMEELMSSWVIWKVQLYCIQRLSVY; encoded by the exons ATGAATTCTTCTTTGGGTCTTGGCTTAAG AGAAGATGTCATTGACACCAAACTCGAGGTGGCTGTGGACGCTGAGGAAGGGAGGCGGAGGAGGGAGTATAACATGGTGGAGATTAGGAAGAATCACCGTGAAGAGAGTTTGCAGAAGAAGCGACGTGAAGGGCTTCAAGCGCAGCCAATGCTTGCTTTTCTTCACTCCTCTGCCGTTGAGAAAAAG GAAGTACAGAGATGCCTAATGCAATGGAGACAATATTTCAAGCCGCCCTTGCCTTGGGAAGACATGGAGGA GTTGATGAGCTCATGGGTGATATGGAAAGTGCAGCTTTATTGTATTCAAAGGCTGAGCGTTTATTAG